A region of Anomalospiza imberbis isolate Cuckoo-Finch-1a 21T00152 unplaced genomic scaffold, ASM3175350v1 scaffold_396, whole genome shotgun sequence DNA encodes the following proteins:
- the LOC137466686 gene encoding centrosome-associated protein CEP250-like — MGKSGIQEGTGIDLQSTPGSLNYSSAVSHEEVSQEQDSSSWSLEQLGPESSGQGHALAQVCREQELLGQKADLEGRLAAMEWLQQDLSRQLEETRSAKESLESRLSAAQQQISQLETTRNHLEAQVLTVTQAKEVIEGEVKCLQDELEAERSLRRQEREDTAQQLLQAEQQHHKSLRLQGTAQQLEIKKLLQDLVGDSTLLECPSQPCGLV, encoded by the exons ATGGGGAAGTCTGGTATCCAGGAAGGCACTGGCATTGACCTTCAGTCCACTCCAGGCTCCCTGAattattccagtgctgtttcccatgaGGAG gtttcccaggagCAAGATTCATCGAGCTGgtctctggagcagctgggcccggaatcctctggccaagggcacgcactggcccaggtgtgccgagagcaggagctgctgggccagaagGCTGACCTTGAGGGCCGACTGGCAGCCATGGAGTGGCTCCAACAAgacctttccaggcagctggaggagaccag GTcagcaaaggagagcctggaatccaggctgagtgctgctcagcagcagatatCTCAGCTGGAGACCACCAGGAACCATCTGGAGGCTCAAGTGCTCACAGTCACACAGGCCAAGGAGGTGATAGAAG GAGAAGTGAAGTGCCTGCAAGAtgagctggaagcagagagatCTCTCAGGAGGCAGGAACGGGAAGACACAGCtcaacagctcctgcaggcagagcagcagcatcacaaaAGCCTCAGGCTTCAGGGAACTGCTCAGcaactggaaataaagaagctcctgcaagacctggTAGGGGACAGTACACTTCTGGAGTGTCCAAGCCAGCCCTGTGGGTTGGTTTAG